One window of the Mycobacterium xenopi genome contains the following:
- the mftC gene encoding mycofactocin radical SAM maturase (MftC is a radical SAM/SPASM enzyme that catalyzes the first two steps in biosynthesis of the electron carrier mycofactocin from the terminal Val-Tyr dipeptide of the precursor peptide MftA.), producing MTTAAPGLVEQFERGLAAPICLTWELTYACNLACVHCLSSSGKRDPRELSTRQCKDIIDELERMQVFYVNIGGGEPTVRQDFWDLLDYATAHHVGVKFSTNGVRITPEVAERLAASDYVDVQISLDGATAEVNDAIRGPGSYAMAVRALENLAAAGFSDAKISVVATRHNIDQLDEFALLATRYGATLRITRLRPSGRGADVWDELHPTPEQQIQLYNWLVAKGDRVLTGDSFFHLSGLGTPGALAGLNMCGAGRVVCLIDPVGDVYACPFAIHDRFLAGNVLRDGGFDNIWKNAPLFRELREPQSAGACASCGHYDSCRGGCMAAKFFTGLPIDGPDPECVQGHGISALTGERVKPRPAGDHSHRRRTTVPLTLSTRPPKRLCSESPV from the coding sequence GTGACAACGGCCGCGCCGGGCCTCGTCGAGCAGTTCGAACGCGGGCTAGCCGCGCCGATCTGCCTGACCTGGGAATTGACCTACGCCTGCAACCTGGCGTGCGTGCACTGTCTGTCGTCGTCGGGCAAACGCGACCCGCGGGAGCTCTCCACGCGGCAATGCAAGGACATCATCGACGAGTTGGAACGCATGCAGGTGTTCTATGTCAATATCGGCGGCGGCGAACCCACTGTGCGGCAGGACTTTTGGGATCTACTCGACTACGCCACCGCACACCACGTGGGCGTGAAGTTCTCCACCAACGGGGTTCGGATCACTCCCGAAGTGGCCGAGCGGCTGGCCGCCAGCGATTATGTCGATGTCCAGATTTCACTCGACGGCGCCACCGCTGAAGTCAACGACGCCATTCGCGGGCCCGGATCGTATGCGATGGCGGTGCGCGCGCTGGAAAACCTGGCGGCCGCAGGCTTTTCCGACGCCAAGATCTCCGTCGTGGCAACCCGTCACAACATCGACCAACTGGACGAATTCGCTTTGCTGGCAACGCGTTACGGTGCGACATTGCGAATTACCCGTTTGCGGCCCTCAGGCCGCGGGGCGGATGTCTGGGACGAGCTACACCCGACGCCCGAGCAGCAGATCCAGCTTTACAACTGGCTGGTCGCCAAGGGCGACCGGGTGTTGACGGGTGATTCGTTCTTTCATCTGTCCGGGCTGGGCACACCTGGCGCGCTGGCCGGGCTGAACATGTGCGGCGCCGGCCGGGTGGTGTGCCTGATCGACCCGGTGGGCGACGTGTATGCCTGCCCGTTCGCCATTCATGATCGCTTTCTCGCCGGAAATGTGCTGCGCGACGGTGGCTTTGACAATATCTGGAAGAATGCGCCGCTGTTTCGCGAGCTGCGCGAGCCGCAGTCGGCGGGCGCGTGCGCTAGCTGCGGGCACTACGACAGCTGCCGCGGCGGCTGCATGGCGGCGAAGTTCTTCACAGGCCTGCCGATTGATGGTCCCGATCCCGAATGTGTGCAAGGCCACGGTATTTCGGCGCTGACCGGTGAACGCGTCAAACCGCGACCGGCTGGTGACCACTCTCACCGACGGCGAACCACAGTGCCGCTGACGTTGTCCACCCGTCCACCCAAACGCCTTTGCAGCGAGAGCCCGGTCTAG
- the mftB gene encoding mycofactocin biosynthesis chaperone MftB (MftB, a small protein, is a peptide chaperone that assists the radical SAM enzyme MftC in performing two modifications to the C-terminal Val-Tyr dipeptide of the mycofactocin precursor peptide, MftA. MftB's role is analogous to the role of PqqD in the biosynthesis of PQQ, a cofactor that derives entirely from a Tyr and a Glu in the precursor PqqA.), whose product MPAPAHVGFDPEQGWRLHPQVAVRPEPFGALLYHFGTRKLSFLKNRTILAVVQALDDHPNARSACRAAGLDDTQLAPYLKALGVLAASNMVVPRESR is encoded by the coding sequence GTGCCCGCGCCGGCTCACGTGGGATTCGATCCCGAGCAGGGCTGGCGACTGCATCCGCAAGTGGCGGTGCGGCCAGAGCCATTCGGCGCGCTGCTGTATCACTTCGGCACCCGCAAGCTGTCGTTTCTCAAAAATCGCACGATTCTCGCGGTGGTGCAGGCGCTGGATGACCATCCAAACGCTCGGTCGGCCTGTCGCGCAGCAGGACTCGACGATACCCAACTCGCGCCGTACCTGAAGGCCCTCGGCGTGCTCGCCGCGTCGAACATGGTCGTGCCCCGGGAGAGCCGGTGA
- the mftA gene encoding mycofactocin precursor MftA (Mycofactocin is a small molecule electron carrier derived from the final two amino acids, Val-Tyr, of MftA, the mycofactocin precursor. It plays a role in redox homeostasis and the metabolism of alcohols and aldehydes in Actinobacteria, including Mycobacterium tuberculosis.): protein MEHETDTDTELVTETLVEEVSIDGMCGVY from the coding sequence ATGGAACACGAAACCGACACCGACACCGAGCTCGTCACCGAAACCCTGGTGGAAGAGGTGTCCATCGACGGCATGTGCGGGGTCTACTGA
- the mftR gene encoding mycofactocin system transcriptional regulator (MftR, the mycofactocin system transcriptional regulator, is an uncharacterized TetR family DNA-binding transcription factor. Its role is inferred by context. It occurs as part of the biosynthesis locus for mycofactocin, a partially characterized electron carrier derived from the terminal Val-Tyr dipeptide of the precursor peptide MftA, through a radical SAM enzyme-mediated process.), which yields MLAESRLGRRRSTTPHHITDVALQLFAARGFENVSVDDVAQAAGIARRTLFRYYPSKNAIPWGDFDAHLQHLRELLDQVGPDVPLGEALRAALLAFNTFDESETRRHRQRMRVILQTAELQAYSMTMYAGWREVIAAFVARRTGTTTTDLLPQTVAWMLLGVALSAYEHWLDDESVSLPQALGDAFDVIGSGLDRLQR from the coding sequence ATGCTCGCTGAGTCCCGTTTGGGCCGGCGCCGTTCGACGACACCGCATCACATCACCGACGTTGCGCTGCAGCTGTTCGCCGCCCGGGGATTCGAGAACGTCAGCGTCGATGACGTCGCGCAGGCCGCCGGGATCGCCCGCCGCACGCTCTTTCGCTACTACCCGTCCAAGAACGCCATCCCGTGGGGAGACTTCGACGCACACCTGCAGCACTTGCGCGAGCTGCTCGACCAGGTTGGCCCGGATGTGCCGTTGGGCGAGGCCCTGCGCGCGGCGCTGTTGGCGTTCAACACGTTCGACGAGTCGGAGACCCGCCGGCATCGGCAGCGGATGCGGGTCATCTTGCAGACCGCCGAATTACAGGCCTACTCGATGACGATGTATGCCGGGTGGCGGGAGGTGATCGCCGCGTTCGTGGCCCGGCGAACGGGCACCACGACCACCGATTTGTTGCCGCAGACCGTCGCCTGGATGCTGCTCGGAGTGGCGTTGAGTGCCTACGAGCACTGGCTCGACGACGAATCGGTCTCGCTGCCCCAGGCGCTCGGCGACGCGTTCGACGTGATCGGCTCGGGTTTGGACCGGCTGCAGCGGTGA
- a CDS encoding DUF2332 domain-containing protein, giving the protein MSGTEHLVTTLRSQARACAALGSPMYGELLDRVAADVQAGGVFATVLSGHENDPGRQAVPLRVLGGLHRLVLDGRAATLRRWYPSTGGRWNAERAWPDIATTAAEHTGTLRAALDQPPQTNEVGRSAALIGGLLILTRQFQLPVRLFEIGASAGLNLRADRYRYCYPGGQWGPPDSPVRIDDAWRGKLPPTDDVRIVERHGYDIAPIDATSSEGELTLLSYVWPDMTTRMDRLRGAISIARQVPARLQRSSAAEAVAELTVADGAVTVLWHSITWQYLSPAEQAAVRTGIGGVAAQAADASPFAHLMLEPQRRTPGTPHTFLLRVRSWPGGDDRILAECAPHGPPVVWE; this is encoded by the coding sequence GTGAGCGGAACAGAGCACCTGGTGACCACTCTGCGGTCGCAGGCTCGAGCCTGTGCTGCGTTGGGCTCGCCGATGTACGGCGAACTGCTCGACCGCGTGGCCGCCGACGTCCAGGCCGGCGGGGTATTCGCGACCGTGTTGTCCGGTCACGAAAACGATCCGGGCCGGCAGGCGGTGCCGCTGCGAGTGCTCGGCGGGCTGCACCGACTGGTGCTCGACGGCCGCGCCGCGACATTGCGCCGGTGGTATCCGAGTACGGGAGGCCGCTGGAATGCCGAGAGGGCCTGGCCGGATATCGCCACGACAGCCGCAGAACACACCGGCACGCTGCGCGCTGCCCTCGACCAACCACCGCAGACCAACGAGGTCGGCAGATCGGCCGCACTGATCGGCGGCCTGTTGATCCTCACACGTCAATTCCAGCTTCCGGTAAGGCTTTTCGAAATCGGAGCCAGTGCAGGGCTGAACCTGCGCGCCGACCGCTACCGCTACTGCTATCCCGGCGGCCAGTGGGGCCCACCCGACTCGCCGGTGAGGATCGACGACGCCTGGCGCGGCAAGCTACCGCCCACCGACGACGTGCGAATCGTCGAGCGGCACGGCTACGACATCGCGCCGATCGACGCCACCAGCTCCGAAGGCGAACTGACACTGTTGAGTTACGTCTGGCCGGACATGACCACGCGCATGGACCGGCTGCGGGGCGCGATCAGCATCGCCCGGCAAGTTCCGGCGCGACTGCAGCGCAGCAGCGCCGCCGAGGCGGTCGCCGAACTAACCGTCGCCGACGGCGCGGTAACCGTGTTGTGGCATTCGATTACCTGGCAATACCTTTCGCCGGCCGAACAGGCGGCGGTTCGCACCGGCATCGGCGGCGTCGCCGCGCAAGCGGCCGACGCCTCCCCGTTCGCCCACCTCATGCTCGAGCCGCAACGCCGCACCCCCGGCACTCCGCACACCTTCTTGCTGCGAGTTCGCAGCTGGCCGGGCGGCGACGATCGGATCCTGGCCGAATGCGCGCCGCACGGCCCGCCGGTGGTCTGGGAGTAG
- a CDS encoding NAD(P)/FAD-dependent oxidoreductase encodes MKLHVTASANGVVIVGGGLAAARTAEQLRRANYTGPITIVSDEVHLPYDRPPLSKEVLRSEVDDVTLKPREFYDEHRITLRLGSAATSLDTAAQTVTLDDGTVLGYDQLVIATGLVPRRIPSFPDLEGIRVLRSYDESIALRRHASEARHAVVVGAGFIGCEVAASLRGLGVDVALVEPQPAPLAGVLGVQIGELVARLHRAEGVDVRTEVAVAEVRGDGHVDSVVLTDGVELTADLVVVGIGSRPATEWLAGSGIKVDNGVICDEAGHTSAPNVWALGDVASWRNPTGHQVRVEHWSNVAEQARVVVPAMLGRPAPSHVVVPYFWSDQYDIKIQCLGEPQATDIVHLVEDDGRKFLAYYERDGIVAGVVGAGMPGKVMKTRAKIAGAAPIAEVLA; translated from the coding sequence ATGAAACTCCACGTGACCGCAAGCGCAAACGGGGTAGTGATCGTCGGCGGCGGCCTGGCTGCGGCCCGCACCGCTGAGCAACTGCGCCGGGCCAACTACACGGGCCCCATCACCATCGTCAGCGACGAGGTTCATCTGCCCTACGATCGGCCTCCGCTGTCCAAGGAAGTTCTGCGCAGCGAAGTCGACGACGTGACCCTCAAGCCGCGCGAGTTCTACGACGAGCACCGCATCACCCTGCGGCTGGGTTCGGCCGCCACCAGCCTGGACACCGCCGCGCAGACGGTGACCCTGGACGACGGGACCGTGCTCGGTTACGACCAGCTCGTCATCGCGACCGGTCTGGTGCCGCGGCGCATCCCGTCGTTTCCTGACCTGGAGGGCATCCGGGTGTTGCGGTCCTACGACGAGAGCATCGCGCTGCGCCGGCATGCCTCCGAAGCCCGACACGCCGTGGTGGTCGGGGCCGGCTTCATCGGCTGCGAAGTGGCCGCCAGCCTGCGCGGGCTGGGGGTCGACGTGGCGTTGGTGGAACCGCAGCCGGCGCCGTTGGCCGGGGTGCTCGGCGTGCAGATCGGCGAGTTGGTGGCGCGACTGCACCGGGCCGAGGGTGTCGATGTGCGCACCGAGGTCGCGGTGGCCGAGGTGCGCGGTGACGGCCATGTCGACAGTGTCGTCCTCACCGACGGCGTCGAGCTGACAGCCGACCTGGTGGTGGTCGGCATCGGGTCGCGGCCCGCCACCGAGTGGCTAGCCGGCAGCGGAATCAAAGTCGACAACGGTGTCATCTGCGATGAGGCCGGTCATACCAGCGCACCCAACGTCTGGGCGCTCGGCGACGTCGCCTCGTGGCGCAACCCGACGGGACACCAAGTGCGGGTGGAACACTGGAGCAACGTTGCCGAACAGGCCCGAGTCGTGGTGCCAGCGATGCTGGGCCGGCCGGCGCCGTCACACGTGGTCGTCCCCTACTTCTGGAGCGACCAGTACGACATCAAAATCCAATGTCTAGGCGAACCACAGGCCACCGACATCGTGCATCTGGTCGAAGACGACGGCCGCAAATTCCTGGCCTACTACGAGCGCGACGGCATCGTCGCCGGCGTGGTCGGCGCCGGCATGCCGGGCAAGGTGATGAAGACCCGCGCCAAGATCGCCGGCGCCGCGCCGATCGCCGAGGTGCTGGCGTAG
- a CDS encoding mycofactocin-coupled SDR family oxidoreductase, with the protein MAGGNGTLRGQVAFITGAARGQGRAHAVRLAREGADIIALDICAPVSDTITYPAATPEDLAETVRAVEAEGRKVLARQVDIRDDEALRQLVADGVEQFGRLDILVANAGVLGWGRVWELTDEQWDTVIGVNLTGTWRTLRAVVPVMIAAGNGGSIVVVSSAAGVKATPGNGHYAAAKYGLVGLTNTLALELGEFGIRVNSIHPYSVDTPMIETDALIQLLAKHPSYRHSFPPMPLQPKGFMTPEEVADVVVWLAGDGSATLSGAQIPVDKGVLKY; encoded by the coding sequence ATGGCTGGCGGTAACGGCACGCTGCGCGGACAAGTGGCATTTATCACCGGCGCCGCCCGCGGCCAGGGACGCGCGCACGCGGTGCGACTGGCGCGCGAAGGCGCCGACATCATCGCGCTGGACATCTGCGCACCGGTCTCTGACACCATCACCTATCCGGCGGCCACCCCCGAGGATCTCGCTGAAACAGTGCGCGCTGTGGAAGCCGAGGGGCGCAAGGTGCTGGCGCGCCAGGTCGACATCCGCGACGACGAGGCCCTGCGCCAACTGGTGGCTGACGGAGTCGAGCAGTTCGGCCGCCTCGACATCTTGGTGGCCAATGCCGGGGTATTGGGCTGGGGCCGGGTCTGGGAGCTGACCGACGAGCAATGGGACACCGTCATCGGGGTCAACTTGACGGGCACGTGGCGCACCCTGCGCGCGGTGGTGCCCGTGATGATCGCAGCCGGCAACGGCGGCTCGATCGTGGTGGTCAGCTCGGCCGCCGGGGTGAAGGCCACCCCGGGTAACGGGCACTACGCGGCCGCCAAGTACGGGCTTGTCGGGCTGACCAACACCCTGGCGCTTGAGCTCGGCGAGTTCGGCATCCGGGTCAATTCCATCCACCCCTATTCGGTGGACACCCCGATGATCGAGACCGACGCGCTGATCCAGCTGCTCGCCAAGCATCCCAGCTATCGGCACAGCTTTCCGCCAATGCCGTTGCAGCCCAAGGGATTTATGACTCCCGAAGAGGTCGCCGATGTGGTCGTGTGGCTGGCTGGTGACGGGTCGGCGACGTTGTCGGGCGCGCAGATACCCGTCGACAAGGGCGTGTTGAAGTACTGA
- a CDS encoding SHOCT domain-containing protein codes for MLWRYVKCQLMVLLCGGLVGPIFLFTYFGLGQSSLVKWMFYAGLLITAADVLIALALANYGAKSSAKAAALEQSGVLALAQIMGITETGTRINEQPLVKLDLRISGPGFEPFDSQDRVIASVSRLGNITSRKLVVLVDPTTRDYRIDWERSALVNGLVPAQFTVAEDNQTYDLSGQAGPLMEILQILKANNVPLNRMVDVRSNPVLRQQIQAVVRRAASQAAQPTAAGAPVSAAGPVDPAPEPSIGERLQELEGLHNSGALTDEEYAAKRAQIIAEI; via the coding sequence ATGTTGTGGCGCTACGTGAAATGTCAGCTCATGGTCCTGCTCTGCGGCGGCCTGGTCGGACCGATCTTCTTGTTCACCTACTTTGGCCTGGGCCAAAGCAGCCTGGTGAAGTGGATGTTCTACGCCGGCCTGCTGATCACCGCGGCCGACGTGCTGATCGCACTGGCGTTGGCCAACTATGGTGCGAAATCGTCGGCCAAGGCCGCCGCGCTCGAACAGAGCGGAGTGTTGGCGCTGGCCCAGATCATGGGCATCACCGAGACCGGAACTCGCATCAACGAGCAGCCGCTGGTCAAGTTGGACCTGCGCATCTCCGGGCCGGGCTTCGAGCCATTCGACAGCCAAGACCGGGTGATCGCCAGCGTTAGCCGGTTGGGCAACATCACGTCGCGCAAGCTGGTGGTGCTTGTCGACCCCACGACCCGGGACTACCGGATCGACTGGGAGCGAAGCGCTTTGGTCAACGGTCTGGTTCCTGCCCAGTTCACGGTGGCTGAAGACAACCAGACATATGACTTGAGCGGGCAGGCCGGGCCACTGATGGAGATCTTGCAGATCCTCAAGGCCAATAACGTTCCGCTGAACCGGATGGTCGACGTGCGGTCGAACCCGGTGTTGCGCCAACAGATTCAGGCGGTGGTGCGGCGGGCGGCAAGCCAGGCCGCGCAACCCACCGCGGCCGGCGCGCCGGTATCGGCGGCGGGCCCAGTCGATCCCGCACCGGAACCTTCGATCGGTGAACGCTTGCAGGAGTTGGAAGGCCTGCACAACTCGGGCGCGCTCACCGACGAGGAGTACGCGGCCAAGCGCGCACAAATCATCGCCGAAATCTGA
- the tuf gene encoding elongation factor Tu: MAKAKFQRTKPHVNIGTIGHIDHGKTTLTAAITKVLHDKFPDVNETKAFDQIDNAPEERQRGITINIAHVEYQTEKRHYAHVDAPGHADYIKNMITGAAQMDGAILVVAANDGPMPQTREHVLLARQVGVPYILVALNKADMVEDEELLELVEMEVRELLAAQEFDEDAPVVRVSALKALEGDPKWVASIEELMQAVDESIPDPVRDIDKPFLMPIEDVFTITGRGTVVTGRVERGVINVNEEVEIVGIRPSTTKTTVTGVEMFRKLLDQGQAGDNVGLLLRGVKREEVERGQVVTKPGTITPHTEFEGQVYVLSKDEGGRHTPFFNNYRPQFYFRTTDVTGVVTLPEGTEMVMPGDNTNIKVKLIQPVAMDEGLRFAIREGGRTVGAGRVTKIIK, from the coding sequence GTGGCGAAGGCGAAGTTCCAGCGGACGAAGCCGCACGTCAACATCGGGACCATCGGTCACATTGACCACGGCAAGACCACGCTGACCGCGGCGATCACCAAGGTTCTGCACGACAAGTTTCCCGACGTGAACGAGACGAAGGCGTTCGACCAGATCGACAACGCGCCCGAGGAGCGTCAGCGCGGTATCACCATCAACATCGCGCACGTGGAGTACCAGACCGAAAAGCGCCACTACGCTCACGTCGACGCGCCCGGCCACGCCGACTACATCAAGAACATGATCACCGGCGCCGCCCAAATGGACGGGGCCATCCTGGTGGTCGCGGCCAACGACGGCCCGATGCCGCAGACCCGCGAGCACGTGCTGCTGGCCCGCCAGGTCGGTGTCCCCTACATCCTGGTCGCACTGAACAAGGCCGACATGGTCGAGGACGAGGAGTTGCTCGAGCTCGTCGAAATGGAGGTCCGTGAGCTGCTCGCGGCTCAGGAGTTCGACGAGGACGCCCCGGTTGTGCGGGTTTCCGCGCTGAAGGCGCTCGAGGGCGACCCGAAGTGGGTGGCGAGCATCGAGGAGCTGATGCAGGCGGTCGACGAGTCGATTCCTGACCCGGTTCGCGACATCGACAAGCCGTTCCTGATGCCGATCGAAGACGTGTTCACCATCACCGGCCGCGGCACCGTGGTCACCGGCCGGGTCGAGCGCGGCGTGATCAATGTCAACGAGGAGGTCGAGATCGTCGGCATCCGTCCGTCGACGACGAAGACCACCGTCACCGGCGTGGAGATGTTCCGCAAGCTGCTCGACCAGGGCCAGGCGGGCGACAACGTCGGTCTGCTGCTGCGCGGCGTCAAGCGTGAGGAAGTCGAGCGTGGCCAGGTAGTCACCAAGCCCGGGACCATCACACCGCACACCGAGTTCGAGGGCCAGGTCTACGTGCTGTCGAAGGACGAGGGCGGGCGGCACACGCCGTTCTTCAACAACTACCGTCCGCAGTTCTACTTCCGCACCACCGACGTGACCGGTGTGGTGACGCTGCCGGAAGGCACCGAGATGGTGATGCCCGGTGACAACACCAACATCAAGGTCAAGCTGATCCAGCCCGTCGCGATGGACGAAGGTCTGCGCTTCGCCATCCGTGAGGGCGGACGCACCGTCGGCGCCGGCCGGGTGACCAAGATCATCAAGTAG
- the fusA gene encoding elongation factor G: MAQKDVLTDLSKVRNFGIMAHIDAGKTTTTERILYYTGINYKIGEVHDGAATMDWMEQEQERGITITSAATTTFWKGNQLNIIDTPGHVDFTVEVERNLRVLDGAVAVFDGKEGVEPQSEQVWRQADKYNVPRICFVNKMDKIGADFYFSVKTMHERLGANAVPIQLPIGSENEFEGVVDLVEMNAKVWRGETKLGERYDVVDIPAELAETAEEYRTKLVETVAESDEHLLEKYVGGEEITVDEIKAAIRKLTIASEIYPVLCGSAFKNKGVQPMLDAVVDYLPSPLDLPPAIGHAPGHEDIEVVRHASTDEPFSALAFKIATHPFFGKLTYIRVYSGTVESGSQVINATKGKKERLGKLFQMHSNKENPVERASAGHIYAVIGLKDTTTGDTLSDPNEQIVLESMTFPDPVIEVAIEPKTKSDQEKLSASIQKLAEEDPTFKVHLDSETGQTVIGGMGELHLDILVDRMRREFKVEANVGKPQVAYKETIRRKVEHVEYTHKKQTGGSGQYAKVIITVEPFKGEDGATYEFENKVTGGRIPREYIPSVDAGAQDAMQYGVLAGYPLVNLKVTLEDGAFHEVDSSEMAFKIAGAQALKKAAAAAQPVILEPIMAVEVLTPEDYMGDVIGDLNSRRGQIQAMEERAGTRVVKAHVPLSEMFGYVGDLRSKTQGRANYSMVFDSYAEVPAQVSKEIIAKATGQ, encoded by the coding sequence GTGGCACAGAAGGACGTGCTGACTGACCTGAGCAAGGTCCGCAACTTCGGCATCATGGCGCACATCGACGCCGGGAAGACGACGACGACCGAGCGGATCCTGTACTACACGGGCATCAACTACAAGATCGGTGAGGTGCACGACGGCGCCGCCACCATGGACTGGATGGAGCAGGAGCAAGAGCGGGGGATCACCATCACCTCCGCTGCCACCACCACCTTCTGGAAGGGCAACCAGCTCAACATCATCGACACCCCCGGCCACGTCGACTTCACCGTCGAGGTGGAGCGCAACCTGCGGGTGCTCGACGGCGCCGTGGCGGTGTTCGACGGCAAGGAAGGCGTCGAGCCGCAGTCCGAGCAGGTGTGGCGGCAGGCCGACAAATACAACGTCCCGCGGATCTGCTTCGTCAACAAGATGGACAAGATCGGCGCCGACTTCTACTTCTCCGTCAAGACGATGCACGAGCGGCTCGGCGCCAACGCGGTGCCGATCCAGTTGCCGATCGGCTCGGAGAACGAGTTCGAAGGCGTCGTCGACCTGGTCGAGATGAACGCCAAAGTATGGCGCGGCGAAACCAAACTCGGCGAGCGCTACGACGTCGTCGACATCCCGGCCGAGCTGGCCGAGACCGCCGAGGAGTACCGCACCAAGCTGGTGGAGACCGTGGCGGAGTCCGACGAGCACCTGCTCGAGAAGTACGTCGGCGGCGAGGAGATCACCGTCGACGAGATCAAGGCCGCGATCCGCAAGCTGACCATCGCCAGCGAGATCTACCCGGTGCTGTGCGGCAGCGCGTTCAAGAACAAGGGCGTGCAGCCGATGCTCGACGCGGTCGTCGACTACTTGCCCTCGCCGCTGGATCTGCCGCCCGCGATCGGGCACGCGCCCGGTCACGAGGACATCGAGGTGGTGCGCCACGCGAGCACCGACGAACCGTTCTCGGCGCTGGCGTTCAAGATCGCCACGCACCCGTTCTTCGGCAAGCTGACCTACATCCGTGTCTACTCGGGCACCGTGGAGTCGGGCAGCCAGGTCATCAACGCCACCAAGGGCAAAAAGGAACGGCTGGGCAAGCTGTTTCAGATGCACTCCAACAAGGAGAACCCCGTCGAGAGGGCAAGTGCGGGCCACATCTACGCGGTGATCGGGCTGAAGGACACCACCACCGGCGACACGCTGTCCGACCCGAACGAGCAGATCGTGCTGGAGTCGATGACGTTCCCCGACCCGGTGATCGAGGTGGCCATCGAACCCAAGACCAAGAGCGACCAGGAAAAGCTCTCCGCGTCGATCCAGAAGCTGGCCGAGGAGGACCCCACCTTCAAGGTGCACCTGGACTCCGAGACCGGCCAGACCGTGATCGGCGGGATGGGCGAGCTGCACCTGGACATCCTGGTCGACCGCATGCGCCGCGAATTCAAGGTCGAGGCCAACGTCGGCAAGCCGCAGGTGGCGTACAAGGAGACGATCCGCCGCAAGGTGGAGCACGTCGAGTACACCCACAAGAAGCAGACCGGCGGCTCCGGCCAGTACGCCAAGGTGATCATCACCGTCGAGCCGTTCAAGGGCGAGGACGGTGCCACCTACGAATTCGAGAACAAGGTCACCGGGGGGCGCATCCCGCGCGAGTACATCCCATCGGTGGACGCCGGCGCCCAGGACGCCATGCAATACGGTGTGCTGGCCGGCTACCCGCTGGTGAACCTCAAGGTGACGTTGGAAGACGGCGCCTTCCACGAGGTGGACTCCTCGGAAATGGCGTTCAAGATCGCCGGCGCGCAGGCGCTGAAGAAGGCCGCCGCTGCGGCCCAGCCGGTGATCCTCGAGCCGATCATGGCTGTCGAGGTCCTCACCCCGGAGGACTACATGGGCGACGTGATCGGCGACCTGAACTCCCGCCGTGGTCAGATCCAGGCCATGGAGGAGCGGGCAGGCACACGCGTCGTCAAGGCGCACGTGCCGCTGTCGGAGATGTTCGGCTACGTCGGCGACCTGAGGTCAAAGACCCAAGGCCGGGCGAACTACTCCATGGTGTTCGACTCCTACGCCGAAGTGCCGGCGCAGGTGTCGAAGGAAATCATCGCGAAGGCGACGGGCCAGTAA